The Rhododendron vialii isolate Sample 1 chromosome 5a, ASM3025357v1 genome contains a region encoding:
- the LOC131326785 gene encoding uncharacterized protein LOC131326785, with the protein MSTMSLLRAAAKSHRLIRTSNQNRGLSLLLRDSPMHFSTEAADHQPSSQDNPSVDSFLRPPTKGFVYGKLVGTTKHTTKSDILNFLEDCGLSLDDLRVDYSHYPRVYMPTGMMIQFSSQDAFDAAIKANNRKGRLYRLDRADRSQWDGITPYDGKVVLLQGIPRNAVPDDVERFLSGCVYDASTMQIFVRPSPYLIRMATVHFPSKTQAMHAFITKNRGFCLNSQILVRVLH; encoded by the exons ATGTCGACGATGAGCCTACTCAGAGCCGCGGCGAAATCCCACCGTCTGATCCGAACCAGCAACCAAAATCGAGGGCTTTCGTTGCTCCTTCGCGACTCGCCGATGCATTTCTCGACCGAAGCTGCAGATCATCAGCCCAGTAGCCAGGACAACCCTTCCGTTGATTCTTTTCTTCGCCCCCCAACCAAAG GTTTTGTTTATGGCAAATTGGTTGGCACTACAAAGCACACAACAAAGAGtgatattctcaattttcttgaAGATTGTGGGTTGAGTTTGGATGATCTCAGAGTGGACTATAGTCACTATCCCAGAGTCTACATGCCAACTGGAAT GATGATTCAATTCTCTTCTCAGGATGCATTTGATGCTGCTATCAAGGCTAATAATAGGAAGGGTCGCTTGTATAGGTTGGACAGG GCTGATCGGTCTCAGTGGGATGGTATTACACCCTATGATGGAAAAGTT GTGTTGCTGCAAGGAATCCCTCGAAATGCGGTTCCAGATGACGTAGAGCGATTTCTTTCTGGATGTGTTTACGATGCATCCACAATGCAAATATTTGTCAG GCCATCGCCGTACCTGATTAGAATGGCAACTGTACACTTCCCGTCAAAGACACAAGCAATGCATGCCTTCATTACGAAGAACAGAGGGTTCTGTCTCAATAGTCAAATCTTGGTGAGAGTTCTCCATTAA
- the LOC131326502 gene encoding pathogenesis-related protein 1A-like, translating to MPIPPFLKALIISTFLLAQLAAAAELSLELGQPTYNPNSNLASLVQNQPLGQPTHNAISNLVSLLHNQPHSQRLSSDAQEYLNAHNNIRHKKGVPPLQWDEKLAQYAQRWAEQGVNECNPHHHSDGPYGENNLWEQYDERTPTEVTQVWIDEEVNYDHVKLACKCQTETLKCMCGHYTQLVWSATKAVGCGNVTCNNELGFLIVCSYNPPGNYQDENPFQNAHSLPSTVGAHRAHRKHHHHRPSGALTAH from the exons ATGCCAATTCCTCCGTTTCTCAAAGCCTTAATCATCTCCACCTTCCTCCTCGCCCAactcgccgccgccgccgaatTGAGCCTAGAACTAGGCCAACCCACGTACAACCCCAATTCAAACCTAGCCTCGTTGGTGCAAAACcaaccactaggccaacccacGCACAACGCCATTTCAAACCTAGTCTCTTTGTTGCACAACCAACCGCACAGCCAGCGCTTGTCGTCTGATGCGCAGGAGTACCTCAATGCCCACAACAATATCCGCCATAAGAAGGGCGTCCCGCCCCTGCAATGGGATGAAAAGCTCGCCCAATACGCACAGCGTTGGGCGGAACAAGGCGTCAATGAGTGTAACCCCCATCACCACTCCGACGGGCCGTATGGAGAGAATAACTTGTGGGAGCAGTACGACGAGAGAACGCCGACCGAGGTGACGCAG GTGTGGATCGACGAGGAGGTCAACTATGATCATGTCAAGTTGGCTTGCAAGTGCCAAACGGAGACATTGAAATGCATGTGTGGGCATTACACCCAGCTTGTTTGGAGCGCCACCAAAGCCGTAGGTTGTGGCAACGTCACTTGCAATAACGAATTGGGCTTTCTTATCGTTTGTTCCTATAATCCGCCGGGGAATTATCAGGATGAGAATCCCTTCCAAAACGCGCATTCGTTACCGTCCACGGTGGGTGCACATAGGGCACATAGGAAACATCATCATCATAGGCCGAGTGGTGCGTTGACAGCCCACTAG
- the LOC131326828 gene encoding protein ALUMINUM SENSITIVE 3, producing the protein MDLQWALDFLKGMIKPVLALVVVLMAVILSYTQKLRLEGEMLYSILRAFIQLSIIGFVLQFIFTQGNALWIILAYLFMVCVAGYTAGQRAKHVPRGKYVAGASILAGTAITMFLLVVLNVFPFTPRYIIPVAGMMVGNAMTVTGVTMKRLRDDIKIQMNLVETALALGATPRQATLQQVKRSLVIALSPVLDNAKTVGLISLPGAMTGLIMGGASPLEAIQLQIVVMNMLVGASTVSSIMSTYLCWPAFFTKAYQLETKVFSAE; encoded by the exons ATGGATTTGCAGTGGGCTTTGGATTTCTTGAAGGGGATGATTAAACCGGTTTTAGCCCTGGTGGTGGTGCTCATGGCCGTGATCTTGTCGTACACCCAAAAGCTGAGGTTGGAAGGTGAAATGCTCTATTCGATCCTCAGGGCTTTTATTCAGCTCTCCATCATTGGGTTTGTTCTTCAGTTCATTTTCACCCAGGGGAATGCCTTATGGATCATCCTCGCTTATCTTTTCATG GTTTGTGTTGCTGGTTACACAGCAGGACAACGCGCCAAACATGTTCCAAGGGGGAAATATGTTGCTGGAGCCTCCATTCTTGCCGGAACTGCTATAACCATGTTCTTGCTAGTTGTGTTGAATGTTTTCCCTTTCACTCCACGGTACATCATCCCGGTTGCAGGGATGATGGTTGGCAATGCAATGACGGTCACTGGAGTTACCATGAAACGACTCCGGGATGACATCAAGATACAAATGAACTTG GTGGAGACGGCGCTAGCTCTTGGGGCTACCCCTCGTCAAGCAACTCTTCAACAGGTGAAAAGATCCCTTGTGATCGCCCTTTCTCCGGTCTTGGACAATGCCAAAACGGTAGGTCTCATCTCCCTACCCGGTGCAATGACCGGTCTTATTATGGGAGGAGCCTCTCCTCTAGAAGCCATTCAACTCCAGATTGTCGTGATGAACATGCTCGTGGGTGCATCAACCGTTAGCAGCATCATGTCGACGTATCTCTGTTGGCCTGCTTTCTTCACCAAGGCCTATCAGTTGGAAACCAAAGTCTTTTCTGCGGAATAA